Proteins encoded together in one Streptomyces sp. DH-12 window:
- a CDS encoding pentapeptide repeat-containing protein: MGWTLVAAVAVGAVLLVWRGPWWLDADHLKGKGPMPGQAALATGFRTAVVQLLAVLGAGIALLFTASTYRLTRRGQVTDRFVKALERLGSDQMYVRIGGVIALEQIVQDAPDQATHATQVLNAFIRERAPRPAPKLPPPSIPQRLPPEPAADVQQALTTLTRPQNRHHVDPDQHPDLTALHLTGAQLGGADLTHAQLNGADLT, from the coding sequence GTGGGCTGGACGCTGGTGGCGGCCGTAGCGGTCGGAGCGGTGCTGCTGGTGTGGCGGGGGCCGTGGTGGTTGGACGCTGACCATCTCAAGGGCAAAGGTCCGATGCCGGGACAGGCGGCCCTGGCGACCGGGTTCCGCACGGCGGTGGTGCAGCTCCTTGCCGTCCTCGGCGCCGGCATCGCGCTGCTGTTCACCGCATCCACCTACCGACTCACCCGGCGTGGTCAGGTCACCGACCGGTTCGTCAAGGCATTGGAGCGCCTGGGCTCCGACCAGATGTACGTCCGCATCGGCGGCGTCATCGCACTGGAGCAGATCGTCCAGGACGCCCCGGATCAGGCCACGCACGCGACGCAGGTGTTGAACGCGTTCATCCGGGAGCGCGCGCCACGCCCCGCACCGAAGCTGCCACCGCCGTCCATCCCGCAACGCTTGCCTCCTGAACCTGCGGCGGATGTGCAGCAGGCACTGACCACACTCACCCGCCCACAGAACCGCCACCACGTTGACCCCGACCAGCATCCTGACCTCACTGCCTTGCATCTCACCGGCGCCCAACTCGGCGGCGCGGACCTCACCCACGCTCAGCTCAACGGCGCGGACCTCACCCA